One Pirellulaceae bacterium genomic region harbors:
- a CDS encoding PilT/PilU family type 4a pilus ATPase has translation MSTTTQNEIDRYSGKQQELEVDKLFRACVKLEGSDLHLKVGQPPYVRIRGSLRPLNRDAIDAEEMVRLLFPMLNERNRRIFEEDGGADFAYTIDVDGTSWRYRVNMLQQLGKIGLVARRINNWIPDFEGLNLPPVMESLCKYDQGMVLLAGVTGSGKSTTIASMLNWINRNYRKHILTLEDPIEFIFSEDKCLINQREIGMDVKDFSIGMKHAVREDPDVMLVGEMRDQETFMTAIHAAETGHLVFGTIHAASSSTCIGRILDLFPEEMHSALRSAMAFNMKGIVAQKLLPSINKDVGRVPTIEVMTFSPTIRKLILEEDDHKLPDAVRIGAEDGMQDFTMSLQSLVEQELIDRQTAFSVAPNVEALKMALKGIDVKQPGIL, from the coding sequence ATGAGCACAACAACGCAAAACGAAATTGATCGTTACAGCGGAAAGCAACAGGAACTCGAAGTCGATAAACTTTTTCGGGCCTGCGTCAAATTAGAAGGTAGTGACCTGCACCTTAAAGTGGGACAGCCTCCTTATGTGCGCATTCGGGGCTCATTGCGGCCATTGAATCGTGACGCGATTGACGCTGAGGAAATGGTGCGGCTGTTGTTTCCGATGTTGAACGAACGGAATCGTAGAATCTTCGAAGAGGACGGTGGGGCGGACTTCGCTTACACGATCGACGTGGATGGAACTTCCTGGCGGTATCGTGTCAATATGCTCCAACAGTTGGGGAAGATCGGTTTGGTCGCTCGCCGTATTAACAATTGGATTCCTGACTTTGAAGGTTTGAACTTGCCGCCTGTGATGGAGAGCCTCTGCAAGTACGATCAGGGAATGGTTCTGCTGGCCGGAGTGACCGGGTCGGGGAAAAGTACCACAATCGCTTCAATGTTGAACTGGATCAATCGTAACTATCGCAAGCATATCTTGACGCTGGAAGATCCGATTGAGTTCATATTTTCTGAAGATAAATGTCTGATCAATCAACGTGAAATCGGCATGGACGTGAAAGATTTTTCCATCGGGATGAAGCATGCTGTCCGCGAAGACCCTGATGTGATGCTCGTCGGCGAAATGCGTGATCAAGAAACGTTTATGACCGCGATTCATGCGGCCGAAACGGGTCACTTGGTGTTCGGTACGATTCACGCGGCCAGTTCATCAACCTGCATCGGCCGAATCCTCGACTTGTTCCCCGAAGAAATGCACTCAGCGTTGCGGAGTGCGATGGCCTTTAACATGAAGGGAATCGTTGCCCAGAAGCTGTTACCGTCCATCAATAAAGATGTGGGGCGGGTGCCGACAATTGAAGTCATGACCTTTTCGCCGACAATCCGAAAATTGATTCTCGAAGAAGACGATCACAAGCTTCCGGATGCTGTTCGGATCGGTGCCGAGGATGGTATGCAAGATTTCACGATGAGTCTTCAATCACTCGTCGAGCAAGAACTAATCGATCGACAAACGGCGTTCAGTGTTGCCCCGAATGTGGAAGCACTGAAAATGGCCTTGAAGGGTATCGACGTTAAACAGCCGGGAATTCTCTGA
- a CDS encoding ATPase, T2SS/T4P/T4SS family gives MFRNFCFVVVAFFLVLLCADAVLAQADTWPNFPMGGEDGTEDFQRSSGGYFSWIKLFGVLLIYLLWVKTTDWVNKDCQLLQLPYTVWNVVVFASFVIGMLLVLTIPVFAAGFSVLCLAYIAPLGVYVVTRNRIVDPHERVMTPSHFRYLIATQANKSGVKIADQKKAAHQKGAPVVFEAQGNDKQKNQANLISARQSPGFLPAKELVAEIIRQRGDKCMMDFSRDSVAMRYQIDGVWHESEGQGRESGDEMLEVFKTLAGLSVKERRQRQSGRFTSEFGKTVYQCTLISQGTQNGERVILQVDRPRSAFPSLADLGMRGKIEEKLKELLAVDSGMVLISSPPAGGLSTTMGLVLKLTDRYTRDFVALQDINAPEPLVENVELTTYDISKGKEPAKLLETMLRREPNAVIVNELPNVETVQMLCDEASKDKLVITTVRAKEAVESLLRVLLMKVSSAKFAPAVAGVLNQRLIRRICEECKQGYEPSAQVLKKMGIPQGRVEHLFRPPDPSEQDKVCEKCNGIGYFGRIGIFELLVVDDEMRKALMKQPKLDVLRQISRQAGNRNLQQEGIVLVAQGITSVQELSRVLKQ, from the coding sequence ATGTTTCGCAATTTTTGTTTTGTCGTTGTTGCCTTCTTTCTGGTTTTGCTCTGCGCCGATGCTGTCTTGGCTCAGGCCGATACGTGGCCCAATTTTCCGATGGGCGGAGAAGACGGGACCGAAGACTTTCAACGCAGTAGTGGTGGCTACTTCAGTTGGATCAAGCTATTCGGTGTCTTACTGATCTACCTGCTGTGGGTGAAAACCACCGACTGGGTGAACAAGGACTGTCAACTCTTGCAATTGCCCTATACCGTTTGGAATGTGGTTGTTTTTGCTTCGTTCGTGATCGGGATGTTGTTAGTGTTGACGATCCCCGTTTTTGCTGCGGGTTTCTCTGTGCTTTGCTTGGCTTACATTGCTCCCCTCGGCGTTTATGTCGTTACACGTAACCGGATTGTTGACCCGCATGAACGGGTGATGACCCCGAGCCATTTTCGTTATCTGATCGCAACCCAGGCGAATAAATCGGGAGTGAAAATAGCGGATCAAAAGAAGGCCGCTCACCAAAAAGGTGCCCCGGTCGTTTTTGAAGCTCAGGGGAATGATAAACAGAAAAATCAAGCGAATTTGATCTCCGCTCGTCAGTCGCCTGGATTCTTGCCTGCCAAAGAACTTGTGGCCGAAATCATCCGACAACGTGGTGACAAATGCATGATGGATTTCAGTCGTGATTCGGTCGCGATGCGTTATCAGATCGACGGCGTTTGGCATGAGTCCGAAGGGCAGGGTCGGGAATCGGGCGACGAAATGTTGGAAGTCTTCAAGACCCTTGCCGGATTAAGTGTCAAAGAACGACGCCAACGTCAGTCGGGCCGTTTTACCTCTGAATTCGGGAAGACTGTCTATCAATGCACATTAATCAGCCAAGGGACGCAGAACGGTGAGCGTGTGATTCTGCAAGTCGATCGTCCCCGATCGGCATTTCCCTCGCTCGCTGATCTGGGCATGCGAGGCAAAATCGAAGAAAAACTCAAAGAGCTATTGGCTGTGGACAGCGGAATGGTGCTGATCTCCTCTCCGCCCGCCGGTGGGCTCTCGACCACCATGGGACTCGTTTTAAAGCTGACCGATCGTTACACGCGCGACTTTGTCGCTTTGCAAGATATCAATGCGCCTGAGCCGTTGGTCGAAAACGTCGAGTTGACGACTTACGACATTAGCAAAGGGAAAGAGCCCGCGAAGCTACTCGAGACGATGTTGCGCCGTGAGCCCAATGCGGTCATCGTCAACGAATTGCCGAATGTGGAAACCGTGCAGATGCTCTGTGATGAAGCAAGCAAAGATAAGCTAGTGATCACGACTGTGCGGGCCAAAGAGGCGGTTGAATCGTTACTGCGGGTGTTACTGATGAAGGTGTCGTCCGCAAAGTTCGCTCCTGCGGTTGCGGGGGTATTAAACCAGCGACTGATTCGCCGGATTTGCGAAGAATGCAAGCAAGGTTACGAGCCTTCTGCCCAAGTGCTGAAGAAAATGGGAATTCCGCAAGGACGGGTCGAGCACCTCTTTCGGCCCCCCGACCCGAGTGAACAAGACAAAGTATGTGAGAAATGCAATGGGATCGGATATTTCGGTCGCATTGGCATCTTTGAATTGCTCGTGGTTGATGACGAAATGCGTAAAGCATTGATGAAACAGCCGAAATTGGACGTGCTTCGCCAGATTAGTCGTCAAGCAGGCAACCGAAACCTGCAGCAGGAAGGCATCGTTCTTGTTGCACAGGGAATTACTTCCGTGCAAGAACTTAGCCGCGTTCTCAAACAGTAA
- a CDS encoding CvpA family protein, which translates to MSLTIFVLVILAICVSMTLTEGLWGNTLMLFNVIFSAIIATNYFEPVATKVTETFPSFTYLWDFLSLWGLFVLSALILRAVTDGISKTKVRFKLPLEQGGKILCGFLIGWVMVCLFLFSLHVAPLKRSPFGGAFAKSPTSSNFFLSPDMLWLGFMQSRSENAFATSPANPFDPKSEFVLKYGQRRQKFSKLPKLRVAPARRQYASR; encoded by the coding sequence ATGTCACTGACGATATTCGTTTTAGTTATTTTGGCCATCTGCGTTTCTATGACGTTGACGGAGGGGCTGTGGGGCAACACGCTCATGCTTTTCAACGTCATTTTTTCCGCGATTATCGCCACGAACTACTTTGAGCCTGTTGCGACCAAAGTGACGGAGACTTTTCCGAGTTTCACTTATCTTTGGGACTTTCTCTCGTTATGGGGGCTGTTTGTTTTGTCGGCGCTTATTCTACGAGCTGTAACCGATGGGATCAGTAAGACCAAGGTCCGCTTTAAATTGCCACTGGAACAAGGGGGGAAAATCCTTTGCGGCTTCCTGATCGGCTGGGTCATGGTTTGTTTGTTTTTGTTTTCCTTGCATGTCGCGCCGCTCAAACGGAGTCCCTTCGGTGGAGCCTTCGCTAAGAGCCCAACTTCCAGCAATTTCTTTTTGTCGCCGGATATGCTTTGGTTAGGATTCATGCAGAGTCGATCAGAAAATGCCTTTGCGACCAGCCCGGCCAATCCGTTTGATCCCAAAAGCGAATTTGTGTTGAAGTACGGTCAGCGTCGCCAGAAATTTTCGAAGTTACCAAAGTTGAGAGTGGCGCCGGCTCGACGGCAGTACGCGTCGCGATAA
- a CDS encoding DUF4190 domain-containing protein, with product MVGSAFQSELSGHEPNQLEQYRSVSGVAICALLLGMVSIVSLTHPAAWLLPLIAVACGAIALIRISRQPDTLSGRRLALVGISLGLFFGGWAVAQFTADRWVVSRQALKFTEQWLDAVAAGELEAAHQATLDYYLREPEGTQLVDNYQQDSEQLNALQEFFSEDVAKKLLELEGNATRRFDRILITPIKPGERYVMVRYFIEPHDTSKPVVHLELKMEMLLKEEGVFWTMLMLEDAEYLDQPRNY from the coding sequence ATGGTCGGATCAGCCTTCCAAAGCGAACTGTCGGGGCATGAACCTAATCAGCTTGAGCAATACCGCTCGGTAAGCGGCGTCGCGATTTGTGCTTTGCTGCTCGGCATGGTTTCGATCGTCAGTCTTACCCATCCCGCTGCTTGGTTGCTCCCCCTCATTGCCGTTGCCTGTGGTGCGATTGCTTTAATCAGGATCTCACGGCAACCAGACACGTTGTCGGGACGTCGTCTGGCCTTGGTCGGAATCTCGTTAGGATTGTTTTTCGGTGGGTGGGCCGTTGCTCAATTCACCGCCGATCGATGGGTAGTGAGCCGACAGGCATTGAAGTTTACGGAGCAGTGGTTGGATGCGGTCGCCGCCGGCGAATTGGAGGCAGCCCATCAAGCGACCCTGGATTATTACTTGCGAGAACCTGAAGGAACGCAACTGGTCGATAATTACCAGCAGGATTCAGAGCAATTAAACGCGTTGCAGGAGTTTTTTAGCGAAGATGTCGCAAAGAAACTTCTCGAATTGGAAGGGAATGCCACCCGACGATTCGATCGAATACTGATTACTCCCATTAAACCCGGCGAACGCTATGTGATGGTGAGATATTTCATCGAGCCACACGACACGAGCAAACCGGTAGTGCACTTGGAATTGAAGATGGAGATGCTTTTGAAAGAGGAAGGCGTCTTTTGGACGATGTTGATGCTGGAAGATGCTGAATACTTGGATCAACCACGCAATTACTGA
- a CDS encoding DUF2007 domain-containing protein, whose product MSELVTVFSTTDPNQAEIVRNTLAAEGIEAFIEGENQAGFSGVFEIDVVVRQEQEAAARTVLKE is encoded by the coding sequence ATGAGCGAGTTAGTCACCGTTTTTTCGACAACTGACCCAAATCAAGCTGAAATCGTCAGGAACACTTTGGCGGCCGAGGGGATTGAGGCGTTTATCGAAGGCGAAAACCAAGCAGGCTTTTCCGGTGTGTTTGAAATTGATGTGGTTGTCCGACAGGAACAGGAAGCGGCCGCTCGAACCGTACTCAAGGAGTAG
- a CDS encoding MaoC/PaaZ C-terminal domain-containing protein, giving the protein MSEVLHFEDVRSGDRWISPTRTVTKTDVTKFAHLTGDFNPLHMNDDFAKESMFRRPIAHGLLGLSFAAGLGSSSPLVDTVAFLSVSDWKFLKPVYFGDRVHVVTEILEAAPQGRKRGRIVWKRSLVNQNGEIVQEGKFETLITRRCAPQKRPAAEYQYQSMAS; this is encoded by the coding sequence ATGTCAGAAGTACTTCACTTCGAAGATGTGCGAAGCGGAGACCGTTGGATCAGTCCAACTCGCACGGTCACCAAAACCGACGTCACCAAGTTTGCTCACTTGACGGGTGACTTCAATCCGCTCCATATGAATGACGACTTTGCCAAGGAATCAATGTTCCGCCGCCCGATTGCCCATGGGCTACTTGGACTGTCTTTTGCAGCCGGCCTTGGTAGCTCCAGTCCTCTTGTCGATACGGTTGCCTTTCTGAGCGTATCCGATTGGAAATTCTTGAAGCCGGTTTACTTTGGTGATCGGGTTCACGTCGTGACAGAAATCTTGGAGGCCGCACCACAAGGGCGAAAACGGGGTCGAATTGTCTGGAAGCGATCGCTGGTCAACCAAAACGGTGAGATTGTCCAAGAGGGAAAATTCGAGACATTAATCACTCGACGATGTGCACCGCAAAAACGGCCTGCTGCTGAATACCAGTATCAATCCATGGCATCGTAG
- a CDS encoding sugar phosphate isomerase/epimerase, which yields MPQFAQPCRRQVLQQMTAALAAGTIIQAPNTTQAAEPEPVADWRYCLNTSTIRGQKLSLPQEIDLIGQAGYQGIEPWMREIHQHVENGGKTRELRKQLNDNGLSVDSAIGFANWIVDDEVKRTRGFEDMKRDMQLVAELGGTRIAAPPVGATDQPDLNLAKVAERYYDLLELGQQTGVTPQLELWGFSKSLSRLGELMYVSVECGHPNACLLPDVYHIYKGGSPFNGLRLVSGTPIHVMHMNDYPNIVREKISDADRVYPGDGVAPIGQILRNLRDNGFQGVLSLELFNRDYWKQDPHQVVRTGLEKMKKVVNESLSA from the coding sequence ATGCCGCAATTCGCTCAGCCATGCCGACGTCAAGTTCTTCAGCAAATGACTGCCGCCCTGGCGGCCGGCACGATCATTCAAGCTCCCAACACCACCCAAGCAGCCGAACCGGAACCGGTCGCTGATTGGCGATACTGCCTGAACACCAGCACAATTCGAGGTCAGAAGCTGTCCCTTCCCCAAGAGATCGACCTGATCGGCCAAGCCGGTTACCAGGGTATCGAACCTTGGATGCGAGAGATTCATCAACATGTCGAAAACGGCGGGAAGACGAGGGAACTGCGAAAACAACTCAACGATAACGGCCTGTCAGTCGACAGCGCCATTGGATTCGCAAACTGGATTGTCGATGATGAAGTCAAGCGTACTCGTGGCTTCGAGGACATGAAACGCGACATGCAACTTGTGGCTGAGCTAGGAGGCACGCGAATCGCGGCGCCTCCCGTCGGTGCGACCGATCAGCCCGACCTTAATTTGGCGAAGGTGGCCGAACGTTATTACGATTTGCTGGAACTCGGTCAACAGACGGGCGTCACACCTCAACTCGAGCTTTGGGGCTTCTCCAAGTCACTTAGTCGACTTGGAGAACTGATGTATGTTTCTGTGGAATGTGGCCATCCTAACGCTTGCCTTCTACCAGACGTCTATCACATCTACAAAGGTGGCTCCCCCTTCAACGGGCTGCGTCTTGTTTCCGGAACCCCGATTCATGTCATGCACATGAATGACTACCCAAACATCGTCCGCGAGAAAATTTCTGACGCCGATCGTGTCTATCCGGGCGATGGCGTTGCCCCGATCGGACAGATTCTCAGGAACTTGCGAGATAACGGCTTCCAAGGTGTGCTATCCCTCGAATTGTTCAATCGTGACTATTGGAAACAAGATCCCCACCAGGTAGTTCGAACCGGTTTGGAAAAAATGAAAAAGGTGGTCAACGAGAGCCTTTCAGCTTGA